One part of the Vitis riparia cultivar Riparia Gloire de Montpellier isolate 1030 chromosome 15, EGFV_Vit.rip_1.0, whole genome shotgun sequence genome encodes these proteins:
- the LOC117932200 gene encoding uncharacterized protein LOC117932200 isoform X3 translates to MLAGPFYPILHIANERETARALGNISDSEASKNCQPTSALTVSSNFEPRRSRSTSPFVLPTSSAVVFRPDAIFVLLRKAYKDSDLGTVCRMASRILQKLTEPAAVPEASIPSTETTSSVLDETPKTELSNLVLLVDYSNLFGEDFQIPDDHWDLSYLNILDIGAVEEGILHVLFACAAQPHLCSKLADDTSDFWSTLPLVQALLPALRPSVISPPDLIDYNFSQWKQPFVQQALSQIVATSSSALYHSLLHACAGYLSSFSPSHAKAACVLIDLCASALAPWLTQVIAKTSSFGLILRQVDLAVELLEDLLGTIQGARHSLAHARAALKYIVLALSGHMDDILARYKEAKHKILFLLEMLEPFLDPALTALKNTIAFGDVAPIFMEKQEYACTVALNVIRMAVRKPSVLPSLESEWRRGTVAPSVLLSILDPHMQLPPEIDLCKFPISKTQEQESLKSNSQDDSDGKIDVSDVAMKMDTFEDVSLFFAPTELKSIALTNVSSSLNKNISESSPGDGTTEEKHVTEKNLTKICQNSLLLDAAFPVEYVNLQADYMQLMNYRDCELRASEFRRLALDLHTQHEISPEGHDAAIDALLLAAECYVNPFMSSFRASSKVINQSTGTRIPQNCDISELRKVFEKNSSDLEKVTHLENKRDKVVLQILLEAAKLDRKYKKKMSDEEHYLYYPEEHDDQVINLSLLDIESADAVTLVRQNQALLCNFLIQRLRREQHSMHEILMQSTLFLLHSATKLFCPPEHVIDIILGSAEYLNGVLTSFYYQLKEGNLRLDPEKLYGVQRRWLLLQKLVIASSGGDEELDFANNTNNCFQYRNLIPPSAWMLRIPTFSTSPSPLLRFLGWMAVSRNAKQYMRERLFLASDLPQLTNLLSIFADELALVDNVVKQNDDAVKIQQSGVREEPQTIKGFENTGQPDGDKSFQVIYPDLSKFFPNMKKQFEAFGEIILEAVGLQLRSLSYSVVPDILCWFSDLCSWPFLQKDQLSTRKHLDQLKGYVAKNAKAIILYILEAIVTEHMEAMVPEIPRVVQVLVSLCKTSYCDVSFLDSILHLLKPIISYSLSKVSDEEKLLIDDLCLNFESLCFDELFNNIRHKNDNRECPTETVHSRALTIFILASVFPDLSFQRKREILESLILWADFAVYEPSSSFHNYLCAFRCVMESCKVLLVRTLRVFGIIPLQMTSFSDVSTGTPCDGCSKSYLWFLNDVCHDSCPMGDTENLESDKSDAVSLGQKVYHLSAEEITNFAQDLEGLICKLSPTVELCWKLHPQLAKKLTVTSAQCFMYSRCLSSFVKRVDNAREDDNENVFPPNSVDQFLIHSRIGLEGLSGIIMMLQENHCWEVASMILDCLLGVPKCFSLDDVIGTICSAIRNFSCSAPKISWRLQTDKWLSMLFSRGAYRLHESELPLVGLFCSMLSHPEPEQRFISLQHLGRFVGQDLNGEGMILSPTFAIN, encoded by the exons ATGCTTGCTGGTCCATTTTATCCGATTCTGCACATTGCGAATGAAAG AGAAACTGCGAGGGCTTTGGGCAATATTTCAGACTCTGAAGCATCTAAGAACTGTCAACCAACATCGGCTTTAACTGTTTCCTCTAATTTTGAG CCTAGAAGATCACGTAGCACATCACCTTTTGTCTTACCCACATCCAGTGCTGTAGTGTTTCGTCCAGATGCGATTTTTGTCCTGCTGAGAAAGGCATATAAGGATTCAGATCTGGGAACTGTTTGTAGAATG gCTTCTAGAATTCTGCAGAAGCTCACAGAGCCTGCAGCAGTGCCAGAAGCATCAATACCCTCCACTGAAACCACATCTTCTGTTTTGGATGAGACACCAAAAACTGAATTATCTAATCTTGTCCTTTTAGTTGATTACTCAAACTTGTTTGGAGAAGATTTCCAGATACCTGATGATCACTGGGACTTGAGCTATCTTAATATCTTGGATATAGGGGCAGTTGAAGAAGGGATTTTACATGTTCTTTTTGCTTGTGCAGCTCAG cCTCACTTGTGCAGTAAATTGGCAGATGATACTTCTGACTTTTGGTCTACGCTACCGCTTGTACAAGCATTGCTGCCAG CACTTCGTCCCTCTGTGATCAGTCCTCCAGATCTcattgattataatttttctcaatgGAAACAACCTTTTGTGCAGCAAGCCCTGTCTCAG ATAGTAGCAACGTCATCTTCAGCATTGTACCATTCACTTCTGCATGCCTGTGCTGGCTATTTATCGTCATTTTCCCCATCACAT GCAAAGGCTGCATGTGTCCTGATTGATCTATGTGCTAGCGCACTAGCACCCTGGTTGACTCAGGTGATTGCAAAG ACTTCCTCCTTTGGTCTGATTCTGAGACAGGTTGATCTAGCTGTGGAGCTTTTGGAAGACCTTTTAGGCACAATCCAG GGTGCTCGCCATTCCTTGGCTCATGCTCGTGCTGCCCTCAAATATATTGTGCTGGCTCTGTCTGGACATATGGATGACATATTAGCAAGATATAAA GAAGCGAAGCATAAAATTCTCTTTCTTCTGGAGATGTTGGAGCCTTTTCTTGATCCTGCTTTAACTGCCTTGAAGAATACAATAGCCTTTGGGGATGTAGCTCCAATTTTTATGGAAAAGCAGGAATACGCATGTACGGTTGCCCTCAATGTCATTCGTATGGCAGTACGAAAGCCTTCTGTTCTTCCTTCATTGGAATCTGAGTGGAGGCGTGGAACAGTTGCTCCTAG TGTACTTCTCTCAATCTTGGACCCTCACATGCAGTTACCTCCTGAAATTGACCTTTGCAAGTTTCCTATTTCTAAAACCCAGGAGCAAGAATCTTTGAAATCCAATAGCCAAGATGATTCTGATGGAAAGATTGATGTTTCTGATGTAGCTATGAAGATGGATACTTTTGAAGATGTCAGTCTTTTTTTTGCCCCCACAGAACTAAAAAGCATTGCACTGACAAATGTTTCTAGCAGTCTGAATAAAAATATCTCTGAGTCTAGCCCTGGTGATGGCACCACAGAAGAGAAACATGTGACTGAGAAAAATTTGACTAAGATATGTCAGAATAGCTTACTATTGGATGCTGCGTTCCCTGTTGAATATGTTAACTTGCAAGCAGATTATATGCAACTTATGAATTATCGGGATTGTGAGCTTAGAGCCTCGGAGTTTCGACGTTTGGCTTTAGATTTACACACTCAGCACGAGATTAGTCCTGAGGGTCATGATGCTGCTATAGATGCTTTGCTCTTAGCAGCAGAGTGCTATGTCAATCCGTTTATGTCATCTTTTAGGGCCAGTTCAAAGGTTATCAATCAGAGCACTGGAACCAGAATTCCACAAAACTGTGACATTTCAGAGCTAAGAAAGGTTTTTGAGAAGAACTCCAGTGACTTGGAAAAAGTGACTCATCTTGAGAACAAAAGAGACAAAGTTGTTCTTCAGATACTGCTTGAGGCTGCTAAATTAGACAGGAAGTATAAGAAGAAGATGTCAGATGAGGAACATTATCTATACTATCCTGAGGAACATGATGATCAGGTCATAAATTTGTCTTTGCTTGATATAGAATCTGCCGATGCCGTCACCTTGGTTCGGCAGAATCAAGCTTTACTTTGCAATTTCTTGATTCAGCGATTGCGAAGGGAGCAACACTCGATGCATGAAATTCTGATGCAAAGTACTCTGTTCTTGTTGCACTCAGCGACTAAGCTATTCTGCCCTCCTGAACATGTCATTGATATCATATTAGGATCTGCTGAATATCTTAATGGGGTGCTAACGTCTTTTTATTATCAGTTAAAAGAAGGTAATTTGCGGTTGGATCCAGAAAAGTTATATGGGGTACAGCGCCGCTGGCTGCTTCTTCAAAAGTTGGTAATTGCTTCAAGCGGTGGTGATGAAGAGCTGGACTTTGCCAATAATACTAACAATTGTTTTCAATATAGGAATTTGATTCCACCTTCAGCCTGGATGCTGAGAATACCTACATTTTCTACATCTCCTTCTCCCCTTTTACGGTTTCTGGGTTGGATGGCAGTATCTCGTAATGCCAAACAGTATATGAGGGAGCGACTTTTCCTTGCTTCAGATTTGCCACAGCTGACAAATTTACTATCAATTTTTGCTGATGAACTTGCACTGGTGGACAATGTTGTCAAGCAAAATGATGATGCTGTGAAGATTCAACAATCAGGTGTCAGAGAAGAACCTCAGACCATTAAAGGGTTTGAAAATACTGGTCAACCAGATGGTGACAAATCTTTTCAAGTCATCTATCCTGATCTCAGTAAGTTTTTCCCtaatatgaaaaaacaatttgaagCTTTTGGAGAAATTATTTTGGAGGCTGTTGGATTGCAGTTGAGATCTCTTTCTTATAGTGTTGTGCCCGATATATTGTGTTGGTTTTCTGATTTGTGTTCATGGCCATTTCTTCAAAAGGACCAGCTTTCTACACGAAAGCATTTGGATCAATTGAAAGGCTATGTAGCAAAGAATGCCAAAGCAATCATTCTATACATACTTGAAGCCATTGTGACTGAGCACATGGAAGCAATGGTGCCTGAGATACCTAGAGTGGTTCAAGTGCTGGTGTCACTGTGTAAAACATCATACTGCGATGTGTCATTTCTTGACTCTATATTGCATTTGTTGAAGCCAATCATCTCATATTCTTTGAGTAAGGTGTCTGATGAAGAAAAACTATTGATTGATGACTTATGTCTTAATTTTGAATCGTTATGCTTTGATGAGCTTTTCAACAATATTAGACACAAAAATGATAATCGAGAATGTCCTACAGAAACAGTGCACAGCAGAGCActgacaatttttattttggctTCTGTCTTTCCTGATTTATCTTTTCAACGTAAAAGGGAAATTTTAGAGTCCTTGATCCTGTGGGCTGATTTTGCTGTTTATGAACCAAGTTCTTCTTTCCATAACTACCTCTGTGCATTTCGGTGTGTTATGGAAAGCTGTAAAGTTTTGTTAGTTCGAACTTTAAGAGTCTTTGGGATTATTCCGCTTCAGATGACTTCCTTTTCTGATGTGAGCACTGGTACACCTTGTGATGGTTGctcaaaatcatatttatggTTTCTTAATGATGTTTGCCATGACTCTTGTCCAATGGGGGATACTGAGAATCTAGAAAGTGACAAGTCTGATGCTGTTAGCTTGGGTCAAAAGGTCTATCATTTATCTGCTGAGGAAATAACAAATTTTGCTCAAGACTTAGAAGGGCTTATTTGCAAGCTTAGTCCAACTGTTGAACTCTGTTGGAAGCTCCATCCCCAGCTAGCAAAGAAGCTGACTGTTACATCAGCACAGTGCTTTATGTACTCAAGGTGCTTATCTTCATTTGTGAAAAGGGTTGATAATGCTAGAGAGGATgacaatgaaaatgtttttccaCCGAACTCAGTTGACCAGTTCTTAATTCATTCAAGGATTGGTCTTGAAGGGCTTTCTGGAATCATTATGATGCTCCAAGAAAACCATTGCTGGGAAGTTGCATCTATGATACTTGATTGTCTACTAGGAGTGCCTAAATGTTTTTCCCTGGATGATGTCATTGGTACTATTTGTTCTGCAATCAGGAATTTCTCTTGTAGTGCACCAAAAATTTCTTGGCGGTTGCAGACGGATAAATGGTTGTCAATGTTATTCTCTAGAGGTGCATATAGGCTTCATGAAAGTGAGCTTCCTCTAGTTGGCCTGTTCTGTTCAATGCTGAGTCATCCTGAACCTGAGCAACGGTTTATTTCACTTCAGCATTTGGGGAGATTTGTAGGCCAAGATTTGAATGGTGAAGGAATGATATTATCTCCTACATTTGCAATAAATTAG